Proteins encoded by one window of Superficieibacter sp. HKU1:
- the fliR gene encoding flagellar biosynthetic protein FliR: MVQATSDQWLHWLGLYFWPLLRVLALISTAPILSEKSVPKRVKLGLGIMITVIIAPTLPATNVPLFSLEALGLGLEQILIGIALGFTMQFAFAAIRTAGEIIGLQMGLSFATFIDPGSNLNMPVLARLMDMLALLLFLTFNGHLWLISMLADTFHTLPIGGDPINSNAFLALARAGGLIFLNGLMLALPVITLLLTLNLALGMLNRMAPQLSVFVIGFPLTLSVGILLMSVLMPLIAPFCEHLFSEIFNLLADIISELPKITSR, from the coding sequence ATGGTGCAGGCAACGAGCGATCAATGGCTTCACTGGCTGGGTCTCTATTTCTGGCCGCTGCTGCGCGTGCTGGCGCTGATTTCCACTGCCCCTATTTTAAGCGAGAAAAGCGTACCGAAACGCGTCAAGCTGGGGCTGGGCATCATGATCACGGTTATTATCGCCCCAACGCTGCCTGCCACAAATGTGCCGCTGTTCTCCCTTGAGGCGCTGGGGCTGGGGCTGGAACAAATCCTGATCGGCATCGCGCTCGGGTTTACCATGCAGTTTGCCTTTGCGGCCATTCGCACTGCCGGGGAGATTATCGGCCTGCAAATGGGGCTGTCATTCGCCACGTTCATCGATCCGGGCAGTAATTTGAATATGCCGGTTCTGGCGCGGCTGATGGATATGCTCGCCCTGCTGCTGTTTTTGACCTTTAACGGTCATCTGTGGCTGATCTCCATGCTGGCAGACACCTTCCACACCCTGCCCATCGGTGGCGACCCGATTAACAGCAACGCCTTTTTAGCCCTCGCCCGCGCGGGTGGGTTAATTTTCCTCAACGGCCTGATGCTGGCGCTACCGGTGATAACCCTGCTGCTGACGCTCAACCTGGCGCTGGGAATGCTCAACAGAATGGCCCCCCAGCTTTCCGTTTTTGTCATTGGCTTTCCGCTTACCCTCAGCGTCGGCATCCTGCTGATGTCGGTGTTAATGCCATTAATCGCGCCATTCTGTGAACATTTATTTAGTGAGATTTTTAATTTACTCGCTGACATTATCAGTGAGTTACCGAAAATAACATCCCGATAA
- the rcsA gene encoding transcriptional regulator RcsA, translating to MSTIIMDLCSYTRLGLIGYLASRGVKRREIGDAKDTAALAVACQESRPDVVFINEDCFIHDPESSQQIRQIINQHPDTLFIVFMAIANLHFDEYLLVRKNLLISSKSIKPESLDDILGNCLKKGSEHFSAINMPTLSLSRTESFMLRMWMSGQGTIQISDQMNIKAKTVSSHKGNIKRKIKTHNKQVIYHVVRLTDNVTTGIYVNMR from the coding sequence ATGTCAACGATTATTATGGACTTGTGCAGCTACACCCGATTAGGATTAATCGGATACCTGGCAAGTCGGGGGGTTAAACGACGCGAGATCGGGGATGCGAAGGACACAGCAGCCCTGGCGGTGGCCTGCCAGGAAAGCCGGCCTGACGTGGTGTTTATTAATGAAGACTGTTTTATCCACGACCCTGAAAGTAGTCAACAAATCAGGCAGATCATTAATCAACACCCCGACACGTTATTCATCGTATTTATGGCGATTGCTAATCTCCATTTCGATGAGTATTTACTGGTCAGAAAGAACTTGTTAATTAGTTCAAAGTCAATCAAACCTGAATCTCTGGATGATATTTTGGGTAATTGTCTTAAAAAAGGTAGCGAACATTTTAGCGCAATTAATATGCCGACACTGTCGTTAAGCCGGACTGAATCTTTTATGCTGCGAATGTGGATGTCAGGGCAAGGAACGATTCAGATTTCAGATCAGATGAATATCAAAGCAAAAACCGTTTCGTCACACAAAGGTAATATTAAAAGAAAGATTAAAACACATAATAAACAGGTTATTTATCATGTTGTCCGATTGACAGATAACGTTACTACCGGGATTTATGTCAACATGCGCTAA
- the dsrB gene encoding protein DsrB, whose product MQVNDRVTVKTDGGPRRPGVVLAIEEFSEGTMYLVSLEDYPMGIWFFNELGHHDGVFVEKVDG is encoded by the coding sequence ATGCAGGTAAACGATCGTGTGACGGTTAAGACGGATGGCGGACCGCGCCGGCCAGGTGTGGTACTGGCCATCGAAGAGTTCAGTGAAGGCACAATGTATCTGGTGTCGCTCGAAGATTATCCAATGGGGATTTGGTTTTTTAACGAACTGGGACATCATGACGGTGTTTTCGTTGAGAAGGTCGATGGCTGA
- the yodD gene encoding YodD family peroxide/acid resistance protein has translation MKTAKEYDDTAKREVGVDVDALLAAINEICEGEVTRAEDGDPHHASVNGHDYHTWRELAEAFELDIHDFSVSEVNR, from the coding sequence ATGAAAACCGCAAAAGAGTACGACGATACGGCAAAACGCGAGGTCGGCGTTGACGTTGACGCCCTGCTGGCGGCGATCAATGAGATTTGTGAAGGTGAAGTCACGCGCGCGGAGGATGGCGACCCGCATCATGCGAGCGTCAACGGGCATGACTATCATACCTGGCGCGAACTGGCCGAAGCATTTGAGCTGGATATCCACGACTTCAGCGTGAGTGAAGTTAACCGTTAA
- a CDS encoding mannosyl-3-phosphoglycerate phosphatase-related protein, translating into MPDLHQPLLVFTDLEGTLLESHTGDWQPAVPWLNLLKEAGAPVILCSSKTAAEMAQIQQETGLQGLPFIAENGAVIQLAADWQDDEHFPRLIAGSPQGEIAEILTSLREKEGFKFTTFSDVDEQIISDWTGLNSAHAALARQQEASETLIWRDSDARMAEFATTLASFGLQVVQGARFWHVLDRQGDKAQATIFLLNKYQQREGKRRTTLGLGDGPNDAPLLDVVDYAVVVKGLNRDGVQLKRHDPQRVYHTTQEGPAGWSEGMAHFFPDAQPLE; encoded by the coding sequence ATGCCCGACCTGCATCAACCGCTACTGGTTTTTACCGATCTGGAAGGCACCCTGCTAGAAAGCCATACCGGGGACTGGCAGCCTGCGGTGCCGTGGCTCAACCTGCTTAAAGAGGCGGGTGCGCCGGTGATCCTGTGCAGCAGCAAAACCGCTGCTGAAATGGCGCAAATCCAGCAGGAGACAGGGTTACAGGGGCTGCCTTTCATCGCTGAAAACGGCGCGGTGATCCAGCTTGCTGCTGACTGGCAGGATGATGAGCACTTCCCGCGACTGATCGCTGGTTCGCCTCAGGGGGAGATTGCTGAAATTCTGACATCGCTGCGCGAAAAAGAAGGATTTAAGTTCACCACTTTTTCGGATGTGGACGAGCAGATTATTAGCGACTGGACCGGCCTCAATAGCGCTCATGCCGCCCTCGCCCGTCAGCAGGAAGCCTCCGAAACGTTAATCTGGCGCGACAGCGATGCGCGCATGGCGGAATTCGCCACGACGCTGGCCTCATTCGGTCTGCAGGTGGTTCAGGGTGCCCGCTTCTGGCATGTTCTCGATCGGCAGGGCGATAAGGCGCAGGCGACAATTTTTTTACTCAATAAATACCAGCAGCGCGAAGGTAAACGGCGCACGACTCTGGGGCTCGGCGACGGACCTAATGATGCGCCTTTGCTGGATGTCGTTGACTATGCGGTGGTGGTGAAAGGTTTAAATCGCGATGGCGTGCAGCTAAAACGCCACGATCCGCAGCGCGTTTATCATACCACGCAGGAGGGGCCGGCGGGCTGGAGTGAAGGCATGGCGCATTTTTTCCCCGATGCTCAGCCACTGGAATAA